One Triplophysa rosa linkage group LG9, Trosa_1v2, whole genome shotgun sequence genomic window carries:
- the LOC130559381 gene encoding lysophosphatidylserine lipase ABHD12-like, producing MKRRIDKSESKATAAGKEQRTGRHKSKDLNVQSRSQWCAWTKMGFLTLCSLFVTIPFLLPYFSDSVDLSRPSDVGLNYTINIYLKPEEGVRVGVWYTVPRHKWEESKGQDLEWFEKALGDGSPIFIYLHGNAGNRASPPHRIGIAHVLSGAGYHVLAMDYRGFGDSTSEPTERGLTTDTLHLYNWVKARSGNSLVCVWGHSLGSGVATNTAVKLQEQGKHFDGIILEGAFTTGKGGYQHPFTWFYWKFPYIQYFLFNPLKDNILELPSNENLKKIRTPLLILHAEDDPIVPFDMAKELYSIAKNAQKSDKRVKLISFESSLGYVHNKLYKDPRLPDIIREFVQSLMA from the exons ATGAAGAGAAGAATCGATAAATCTGAAAGCAAGGCTACAGCAGCAGGAAAAGAGCAGCGAACGGGCCGTCATAAATCTAAGGATTTAAATGTGCAGTCAAG ATCACAGTGGTGTGCGTGGACTAAAATGGGATTTCTTACACTCTGCAGCCTCTTTGTGACTATACCATTTCTTCTGCCATACTTCTCTG ATTCTGTTGACCTCAGTCGGCCTTCAGATGTAGGTCTCAATTATACTATAAATATATACCTTAAACCTGAGGAAGGGGTGAGGGTGGGCGTTTG GTATACTGTGCCTAGACATAAATGGGAGGAGTCAAAGGGACAAGATCTAGAGTGGTTTGAGAAGGCGCTGGGGGATGGATCGCCCATTTTCATTTACCTGCATGGCAATGCGGGCAACAG AGCTTCACCTCCACATCGCATTGGAATTGCACAT GTCTTAAGTGGTGCTGGATATCATGTCCTAGCTATGGACTACAGAG GTTTTGGGGACTCTACTAGTGAACCCACAGAGCGTGGTCTGACTACGGATACCTTACACTTGTACAATTGGGTTAAGGCACGCAGCGGAAAcagtctggtgtgtgtgtggggtcaTTCACTTGGTTCTGG TGTtgcaacaaacactgcagtgaaATTACAGGAGCAAG gaaaacattttgatGGAATAATACTTGAGGGGGCATTTACAACGGGAAAGGGAGGATATCAACACCCCTTTACTTGG TTTTATTGGAAGTTCCCATACATTCAGTACTTTCTTTTCAATCCATTAAAAGACAACATTTTGGAACTCCCATCTAATGAAAA TTTGAAAAAAATCAGAACTCCCCTTTTGATTCTTCATGCTGAAGATGATCCAATAGTGCCCTTTGACATGGCTAAagag CTATACAGCATAGCAAAAAATGCTCAGAAATCAGACAAAAGAGTCAAGCTGATATCATTTGAGTCATCACTTGGATATGTTCACAACAAGCTCTATAAAGACCCTCGTTTGCCAGATATCATAAG GGAGTTTGTGCAGTCACTGATGGCATAA
- the tm9sf3 gene encoding transmembrane 9 superfamily member 3 yields MGVSRWKIAGVVLTTVLSLLLPIRADEHDHKYTDKEEVVLWMNTVGPYHNRQETYKYFSLPFCVGKKKTISHYHETLGEALQGVELEFSGLDIKYKDEVLQTTYCEIDLDKAKRDAFVYAIKNHYWYQMYIDDLPIWGIVGEADENGEDHYLWTYKKLEIGYNGDRIVDVNLTSEGKVKLVPNTRIPMSYSVKWKKSDVKFEDRFDKYLDPSFFQHRIHWFSIFNSFMMVIFLVGLVSMILMRTLRKDYARYSKEEEMDDMDRDLGDEYGWKQVHGDVFRPSSHPLIFSSLIGSGCQIFSVSFIVIVLAMIEDLYTERGSMLSTAIFVYAATSPVNGYFGGSLYAKQGGRRWIKQMFIGAFLIPAMVCGTAFFINFIAIYYHASRAIPFGTMVAVCCICFFVILPLNLVGTILGRNLSGQPNFPCRVNAVPRPIPEKKWFMEPAVIVCLGGILPFGSIFIEMYFIFTSFWAYKIYYVYGFMMLVLVILCIVTVCVTIVCTYFLLNAEDYRWQWTSFLSAASTAVYVYMYSFYYYFFKTKMYGLFQTSFYFGYMAVFSTALGIMCGAVGYMGTSAFVRKIYTNVKID; encoded by the exons ATGGGGGTCTCCAGGTGGAAGATCGCAGGGGTTGTCTTAACGACTGTTTTAAGTTTATTACTGCCAATTCGAGCAGATGAACACGACCACAAG TACACGGATAAAGAGGAGGTGGTTCTATGGATGAATACTGTGGGCCCTTATCACAACAGACAGGAGACTTATAAGTACTTCTCTCTACCATTCTGTGTGGGTAAGAAGAAAACTATTAGTCATTACCATGAGACATTAGGAGAGGCGCTACAGGGAGTTGAATTAGAATTCAGCGGTCTGGACATCAAATATAAAG ACGAGGTGTTGCAGACAACATACTGCGAAATTGACCTGGACAAAGCTAAAAGAGATGCGTTTGTCTACGCCATCAAGAACCACTACTGGTACCAAATGTACATAGATGACCTTCCCATCTGGG GAATTGTTGGTGAAGCTGACGAGAATGGGGAGGACCATTATCTCTGGACTTACAAAAAGCTGGAGATCGGATACAATGGGGATAGAATCGTGGACGTTAACCTGACCAGCGAGGGCAAAGTCAAGCTTGTGCCAAACACAAGAATTCCCATGTCTTACTCT GTGAAATGGAAGAAATCTGATGTGAAATTTGAGGACAGATTTGACAAATACCTTGATCCATCCTTCTTTCAACACAGA ATTCACTGGTTCTCAATATTCAACTCCTTTATGATGGTGATTTTCCTGGTGGGTCTTGTTTCAATGATCCTGATGAGGACGTTAAGGAAAGACTATGCCAGATACAGCAAAGAAGAGGAAATGGATGACATG GATCGTGATCTTGGCGATGAGTATGGATGGAAACAGGTTCATGGTGATGTGTTCAGGCCGTCCAGCCATCCGCTGATCTTCTCCTCCCTCATCGGCTCTGGATGCCAGATCTTCTCTGTTTCTTTTATAGTTATTGTTTTGGCAATGATTGAGGACTTGTATACAGA GAGAGGCTCCATGCTTAGTACAGCCATATTTGTTTATGCTGCTACGTCCCCAGTCAATGGCTACTTTGGTGGCAGTCTGTATGCAAAACAAGGAG GCAGGAGATGGATCAAACAGATGTTTATAGGAGCTTTTCTGATTCCTGCCATGGTGTGTGGCACAGCATTCTTCATCAATTTCATCGCCATCTACTACCACGCCTCCAGAGCCATCCCATTCGGCACCATG GTTGCGGTCTGCTGCATCTGTTTCTTTGTAATTCTACCACTAAACCTGGTGGGGACAATTCTGGGCAGGAACCTGTCTGGCCAGCCCAACTTTCCCTGCAGGGTCAATGCTGTACCCAGGCCCATCCCTGAGAAGAAATG GTTCATGGAACCAGCTGTTATCGTGTGTCTGGGTGGCATCCTTCCATTCGGATCAATATTTATTGAGAT GTACTTCATTTTCACATCCTTCTGGGCTTACAAGATATACTATGTGTATGGATTTATGATGCTGGTGCTTGTGATCTTGTGCATCGTGACGGTCTGTGTTACCATTGTCTGTACCTACTTCCTTCTCAACGCAGAAGACTACAGATG GCAATGGACAAGCTTTCTCTCAGCAGCATCAACAGCAGTTTACGTTTACATGTACTCCTTCTACTACTATTTCTTCAAAACAAA GATGTATGGATTATTTCAGACGTCATTCTATTTTGGTTACATGGCTGTGTTCAGTACCGCTCTGGGAATCATGTGTG GAGCGGTGGGTTACATGGGAACAAGTGCCTTCGTGAGGAAGATCTACACAAATGTGAAAATCGACTAG